Proteins from one Ammospiza nelsoni isolate bAmmNel1 chromosome 34, bAmmNel1.pri, whole genome shotgun sequence genomic window:
- the LOC132085953 gene encoding olfactory receptor 14A16-like: MSNSSSIRHFLLLALADTRQLQLLHFCLLLGISLAALLGNGLIISAVACDHHLHMPMFFFLLNLALSDLGSICTTVPKAMHNSLWDTRDISYTGCAAQLFFFTFFIGAEFYLLTVMCYDRYVSICKPLHYGTLLGSRACAHMAAAAWASAFLYSLLHTANTFALPLCRGNALGQLFCEIPQILKLSCYKSYLRELGLLVLSALLFFACFVFIVFSYVQIFRAVLRIPSEQGRHKAFSTCLPHLAVVSLFLSTGFFAYLKPPSISSPSLDLALSLLYSVVPPALNPLIYSLKNQELKEALRKLIVLYFQKHFRTIF; encoded by the coding sequence atgtccaacagcagctccatcaggcacttcctcctgctggcattggcagacacgcggcagctgcagctcctgcacttctgcctcttgctgggcatctccctggctgccctcctgggcaacggcctcatcatcagcgctGTAGCCTGCGACCACCACCTGCACatgcccatgttcttcttcctgctcaacctggccctcagtgatctgggctccatctgcaccactgtccccaaagccatgcacaattccctctgggacaccagggacatctcctacacaggatgtgctgctcagctctttttctttacaTTCTTCATTGGAGCAGAGTTTTATCTGCTGACCgtcatgtgctacgaccgctatgtgtccatctgcaaacccctgcactacgggaccctcctgggcagcagagcttgtgcccacatggcagcagctgcctgggccagtgcctttctctattctctgctgcacacagccaatacatttgccctgcccctgtgccgtggcaatgccctgggccagttattctgtgaaatcccacagatcctcaAGCTTTCCTGCTACAAATCCTACCTCAGGGAACTTGGGCTTCTTGTGCTAAGTGCTCTTCTattctttgcttgttttgtgttcattgttttctcctatgtgcagatcttcagggccgtgctgaggatcccctctgagcagggacggcacaaagccttttccacctgcctccctcacctggccgTGGTCTCCTTGTTTCTCAGCACTGGGTTTTTTGCCTAcctgaagcccccctccatctcctccccatcTCTGGATCTAGCCCTGTCACTTCTGTACtcagtggtgcctccagccctgaacccactcatctacagcctgaagaaccaggagctcaaggagGCCCTGAGAAAATTGATTGTACTGTATTTTCAGAAGCATTTCAGAACCATTTTCTGA